In bacterium, the genomic stretch CTGCATGCCATTTCCAGTATAAAGGGTCTGCGTCCGGGTCATCCGAATCCGCTATCAGGAATACCTCGGAACCGGCCTTAACAGTGGTATCGGACGCTTCAATTACAGGAGTTGATGGCGGCTGGTTGGGCGTGCAGGCTGCAATTCCCGCCAGCGTGATCATTATTATAAGGAAAAAAGATGTACGGCTCATTCCTATCCTCCTTAGTTAAAAAGAACCGCAAGGATTATGCGCCTGTGCAACCGTTTGTCAAGAATTGTTCCTAAAGAAGGCCGGATCTTTCGACCCGGCCTTTAAGGTCTCTTATACGTCTAAGGGACGAGCCCTTTTGACATTCTTAATAGTCGCCGTATCCGCCGCCCGGCATGGGTGGCATTGGCTCCTTCTTCTCGGGCTTCTCGACAATCGCGCACTCGGTCGTCACCAGAAGTCCTGCAATGGATGCGGCATTCTGGAGCGCCGAACGCACGACCTTTGTCGGGTCAATGACGCCCGCTTTCATAAGGTCCTCGTATTCGAGCTTCTCGACGTTGAAGCCGAAATGGACGTCTTCGGCAGCCCTGACCTTCTCGACGACAATAGAACCATCTAGACCGGCATTGGTAACGAGCTGGCGAAGGGGCATCTCAATGACCTTCTTGATGATGTCGATGCCCGTCTTTTCGTCGCCCTTTGCCTTGTCGCGGACTTTGTCGAGAACCCTTGACGCGCGCATCAGTGCAACTCCGCCGCCGGGAACGACGCCTTCCTCAACGGCCGCGCGTGTCGCGTGGAGAGCATCCTCCATGCGGGCCTTCTTTTCCTTCATCTCGACTTCGGTTGCGGCGCCGACGTTGATTACTGCGACTCCGCCTGCCAGTTTTGCTAGACGTTCCTGAAGCTTCTCGCGGTCATAGTCGGACTTAGTTTCGTCGATTTGATGCTTTATCTGCTCGATGCGGGACTTGATGTCTTCTCGCTTGCCTGCGCCCTGACGGATGGTCGTGTTTTCTTTATCTACGCTTATGCGCTTTGCGGTTCCGAGATCGGAAAGCTGTACGTTTTCGAGCTTTATCCCGAGATCCTCGGAGATAAGCCTTCCTGCGGTGAGAACGGCTATATCCTCAAGCATGGCGCGGCGGCGCTCGCCGTAACCGGGGGCTTTCACGGCGCAAACGGAGATGGTTCCGCGAAGCTTGTTCACGGCAAGTGTGGCAAGAGCCTCGCCCTCTATATCCTCGGCGATAATAAGAAGGGGACGTCCTGTCTGGGCGGTTTTTTCGAGCAAGGGAAGCATCTCGCGGGCGTTTGAGACTTTCTTTTCATAGAGGAAGACGTATGCGTTTTCGAGTTCGGCGGTCATGTGTTCGGTATCGGTGACGAAATAGTTGGAGAGATATCCGCGATCGAACTGCATGCCCTCAACTAGTTCCAGATCGGTCTCCATCGATTTTGCTTCTTCTACGGTAATGACGCCGTCCTTGCCGACCTTGTCCATGGCGTCCGCTATCAGTTCGCCTATCTTGCGATCGTTGTTTGCAGAAATGGATGCGACATGGGCTATCTCGGTGCGGCCCTCGGGCTTCTTCGACATCTTCTTGAGTTCGCCGACTACAGCCTCTACAGCGATGTCGATGCCGCGCTTTAAGGCCATGGCATTGGCGCCTGCCGTTACGTTCTTCAGACCCTCGCGATAGATATGCTCCGCAAGGAGGGTCGCCGTGGTTGTGCCGTCGCCTGCGACGTCGGAAGTCTTTGATGCGACTTCCTTGACCATCTGTGCGCCCAGGTTCTCGAACTTATCCTCGAGTTCTATCTCTTTTGCAACGGTTACCCCGTCCTTTGTAATGGTCGGTGCGCCGAACTTTTTTTCAAACACAACGTTGCGGCCGCGAGGACCTAGAGTGACCTTAACGGCGTCGGAAAGGATGGTGGCGCCGCGCAGTATCGACCGGCGCGCGTCTTCGTCAAATCTAATCTCTTTTGATGGCATTCTTCCTCCTTAGTCCACAAGCGCCATTACATCGTCTTCTCTCATGAGAAGATATTCCTTGCCTTCTACCTTGATCTCAGTTCCGGCATACTTGTTGAAAAGAACGGTGTCGCCCTTCTTGAGTTCTAAGGGTATAAGCTTGCCGTTCTCGTCCTTCCGGCCCGGACCAACAGCGATGACGGTGCCCTTCTGGGGCTTTTCCTTTGCAGTGTCGGGGATTATTATCCCGCCGACCATCTCTTCCTCTTCTACGCGCTCGACGAGGATTCTATCCTGAAGCGGCTTTATCTTCATCGTTCAATCCTCCTTTGCAGTTGCAATGGATGTTTATTTAATAAATATTTTTACCCCGCAGAGGACATAAATTCACATAAGTCCCTGCGCACTTTTATTTTTGTGAGTTAATGATAGGCTTCCGAAATGCGAAACCTGCGGCATGGGCAGAGCAGGATTCGAACCTACGACCTCCTGCTTGTAAGGCAGGCGCTCTAGCCATCTGAGCTATCCGCCCAAGACACGTTTTTGAATTATAGTTAAAGAAAAGGCTACGTCAAGGCTACTATTTTAGCGTTCACGGAAATAGTTCTATTCCGTAACTTGCCTGTACCTAAAAGTTTCGATGTATTTTCGTAGGTAATTTACCTGCTTGACATGTTGCAGGCCTGTGCGTAGACTGCGGCATGAAACGAATTATTTATCCCCTCCTCCCCTTTACTCTTCTGATTGCCCTGGCTGCATGCCCGAAAGATCAGAAGAAGGATTCCAGAAAGATAGTCGTTGACGGCGAGATGGTCGAGCTTTACACTCCCGCGGACGGAGATACCTTCTCATGGGTCCTAATTACGGGACGAGCCGCAACCAAGCAGGGTTTTGTCCAGCTTGACCTCCAGGGCAACGATGCGTCGATGATAGCCCGCAGGGGCGTTACCCTCTCATCCAAGCTCCCGGATACAGCGGAGATAATGATGGTTATCGCGGTTCCCGAGGATAAAGCGCCCCAGGAAGCGCGGATAAGAGCGTACACAATGGCGATAGAACAGGCAGGCAAGACTGATGCGGCAACCATACCCGTATACGTCATTCCCGGATCGG encodes the following:
- a CDS encoding co-chaperone GroES — protein: MKIKPLQDRILVERVEEEEMVGGIIIPDTAKEKPQKGTVIAVGPGRKDENGKLIPLELKKGDTVLFNKYAGTEIKVEGKEYLLMREDDVMALVD
- the groL gene encoding chaperonin GroEL (60 kDa chaperone family; promotes refolding of misfolded polypeptides especially under stressful conditions; forms two stacked rings of heptamers to form a barrel-shaped 14mer; ends can be capped by GroES; misfolded proteins enter the barrel where they are refolded when GroES binds), which produces MPSKEIRFDEDARRSILRGATILSDAVKVTLGPRGRNVVFEKKFGAPTITKDGVTVAKEIELEDKFENLGAQMVKEVASKTSDVAGDGTTTATLLAEHIYREGLKNVTAGANAMALKRGIDIAVEAVVGELKKMSKKPEGRTEIAHVASISANNDRKIGELIADAMDKVGKDGVITVEEAKSMETDLELVEGMQFDRGYLSNYFVTDTEHMTAELENAYVFLYEKKVSNAREMLPLLEKTAQTGRPLLIIAEDIEGEALATLAVNKLRGTISVCAVKAPGYGERRRAMLEDIAVLTAGRLISEDLGIKLENVQLSDLGTAKRISVDKENTTIRQGAGKREDIKSRIEQIKHQIDETKSDYDREKLQERLAKLAGGVAVINVGAATEVEMKEKKARMEDALHATRAAVEEGVVPGGGVALMRASRVLDKVRDKAKGDEKTGIDIIKKVIEMPLRQLVTNAGLDGSIVVEKVRAAEDVHFGFNVEKLEYEDLMKAGVIDPTKVVRSALQNAASIAGLLVTTECAIVEKPEKKEPMPPMPGGGYGDY